From a single Candidatus Bathyarchaeia archaeon genomic region:
- the nadA gene encoding quinolinate synthase NadA, with the protein MNLAEGIKCLKEEKKAILLVHNYQRPEIYEVADFIGDSLELSRRSAETDAEMIVFCGVDFMAETAHILNPQKTVLLPILQARCPMAAMADAEGVKRMKQSHPDAAVVSYVNTSAEVKAESDICCTSANAVEVVNSLDQDEVIFVPDENLALYVQRYSKKRIIPWRGWCYVHTQFSAKELNEARLKHPNAEVIVHPECKPEVIDLADHVCSTSQMVKRVAVSHKTEFIIGTEVGMIERLKMLYPSKTFYSAPPRSTCVQMKKITLRSILKALETERHKVQVPEEIRFRAKKALDRMLEI; encoded by the coding sequence ATGAATTTAGCGGAAGGGATTAAATGCCTCAAGGAGGAGAAGAAGGCTATCCTCCTCGTACACAACTATCAGCGGCCAGAGATCTACGAAGTCGCGGACTTCATCGGCGACTCCCTAGAGCTTAGCAGAAGAAGCGCCGAGACAGACGCCGAGATGATCGTGTTCTGCGGAGTAGACTTTATGGCGGAAACCGCCCACATACTCAACCCCCAGAAGACCGTGTTACTCCCCATCCTACAGGCCCGCTGCCCCATGGCGGCCATGGCCGACGCCGAAGGCGTAAAGAGGATGAAACAGAGTCATCCAGACGCCGCCGTGGTGAGCTACGTCAACACGTCAGCGGAGGTAAAAGCCGAGTCGGACATATGCTGCACAAGCGCGAACGCTGTAGAAGTCGTCAACTCCCTGGACCAGGATGAGGTTATCTTCGTCCCCGATGAGAACCTAGCGCTCTACGTGCAAAGATACTCTAAGAAGCGCATCATCCCGTGGAGGGGCTGGTGCTACGTCCACACCCAGTTCTCAGCTAAAGAGTTAAATGAGGCACGGCTGAAACATCCAAACGCCGAGGTCATCGTACACCCTGAGTGCAAACCTGAAGTCATAGACCTAGCGGACCATGTCTGCAGCACAAGCCAAATGGTCAAGAGGGTTGCGGTAAGCCATAAAACAGAGTTCATCATCGGAACCGAGGTGGGGATGATAGAGCGGCTTAAGATGCTGTATCCGAGCAAGACATTCTACTCAGCTCCTCCCAGATCAACCTGCGTCCAGATGAAGAAGATCACCCTAAGGTCGATTCTCAAGGCTTTGGAGACGGAACGGCATAAGGTGCAAGTTCCCGAGGAAATAAGGTTTAGGGCTAAGAAGGCGCTGGACAGGATGTTAGAGATTTGA
- the nadB gene encoding L-aspartate oxidase: protein MKTDFLVIGSGIAGLSFALKASKHGRIMVLTKKSAPESNTNYAQGGIAAAIGEDDSPRLHFQDTVRVGCGLCDEAAVEILVENAPMVIEELQSLGVEFDKDKQGRLLLSREAGHSRNRTVYIGDATGRGIEKALLHQVRRIGKDISLLEGCIAIDLIVEDGRCWGARALDVDGKRVFEIYSKVTVLATGGIGQIYRMTSNPAVATGDGIAMAHRAGASVKDMEFIQFHPTAFYKGGRALFLISETLRGEGGVLRNWRGEAFMKNYHKDGDLAPRDVAARSVYLELKKGPVYLDVRHMGDAFIKKRFPNIYRRCLRQGVDITKDLIPITPAAHYLCGGVKTNTYGETDIKGLFAFGECACTGVHGANRLAGNSLLESIVFSFRAEEKVTDYLEDIPRQTHAPAYPRRIAKRSMKAIPVRRELQSTMWDYVGIVRTREGLEHALEELDRLEAEAAELQRSTISPTLIELGNMIAVSRLTVQAALDRKESVGTHYVLR from the coding sequence TTGAAAACGGATTTCCTAGTGATTGGAAGCGGAATCGCAGGCCTCAGCTTCGCTTTAAAAGCCTCTAAACACGGTAGGATAATGGTGCTCACCAAGAAGAGCGCCCCTGAGTCGAACACGAACTACGCTCAGGGAGGAATCGCCGCCGCCATCGGAGAGGACGACAGCCCTCGACTCCACTTTCAGGACACGGTCAGGGTAGGATGCGGCCTATGCGACGAGGCGGCGGTGGAGATTCTCGTCGAAAACGCACCCATGGTAATAGAGGAGTTGCAGTCACTTGGAGTAGAGTTCGACAAGGACAAGCAGGGAAGGCTCCTCCTAAGCAGGGAGGCCGGCCACAGCAGAAACAGGACAGTCTACATAGGCGACGCGACCGGGAGGGGGATTGAAAAGGCGCTCCTCCACCAGGTGCGGCGGATAGGGAAGGACATCAGCCTCCTTGAAGGATGCATCGCCATCGACCTAATCGTCGAGGATGGAAGATGCTGGGGTGCCAGAGCCCTAGACGTAGATGGGAAGCGCGTATTCGAAATCTATTCCAAGGTCACGGTCCTAGCCACGGGTGGAATAGGCCAAATCTACCGCATGACCTCGAACCCAGCCGTCGCCACGGGCGACGGCATCGCCATGGCCCACCGAGCTGGAGCCTCGGTCAAGGACATGGAGTTCATTCAGTTTCACCCCACCGCCTTCTACAAAGGGGGAAGAGCCCTCTTCCTGATATCCGAGACCCTACGAGGCGAGGGAGGCGTCCTCCGAAACTGGCGAGGAGAGGCGTTCATGAAAAACTACCACAAGGATGGGGATCTAGCGCCCCGGGACGTCGCCGCCCGATCAGTCTACCTGGAGCTTAAGAAAGGCCCAGTCTACCTAGACGTAAGGCACATGGGGGATGCCTTCATCAAGAAACGGTTCCCCAACATCTACAGGAGATGCCTCCGCCAAGGCGTCGACATCACTAAAGACCTCATACCCATAACCCCCGCCGCCCACTACCTCTGCGGAGGCGTTAAAACGAACACGTACGGTGAAACCGACATTAAAGGGCTATTCGCCTTCGGCGAATGCGCATGCACAGGGGTCCATGGGGCCAACAGGCTGGCGGGCAACTCCCTCCTGGAGTCGATCGTCTTCAGCTTCAGGGCTGAAGAAAAAGTCACAGACTACCTTGAAGATATACCGAGGCAGACTCACGCCCCAGCGTACCCCAGGAGGATCGCGAAACGCTCTATGAAAGCCATCCCGGTCAGGCGGGAGCTTCAGAGTACGATGTGGGACTACGTGGGGATCGTCAGAACAAGGGAGGGGCTTGAACACGCTTTGGAAGAGCTTGACCGCCTGGAGGCTGAAGCGGCCGAGCTGCAGCGAAGCACCATTAGCCCAACCCTCATAGAGCTGGGAAACATGATAGCAGTGTCAAGGCTAACCGTCCAGGCCGCCCTCGACAGGAAGGAAAGTGTCGGAACACACTACGTTCTCCGGTAG
- the nadC gene encoding carboxylating nicotinate-nucleotide diphosphorylase encodes METEKLILAALEEDRCDEDVTTNAIIPRGLRIRGAIYVKAEGVVAGIEVAQKVFLHGGSAVTFTPLVKDGDHVTPGQKIAEISGDAHTILSRERVALNFLQHLSGVATATREYVKRAGGVKILDTRKTTPGLRDLEKAAVRAGGGHNHRLSLAEMVLIKDNHLAIIGSIPEAVMHARRRTRLKVEVEAKTLSEVMEALKAKPDRIMLDNMSLVEMRKAIEAIRSSGLQVEIEVSGGVTLDTVNQIAELGPDYISVGSLTHSAKALDMSLEVE; translated from the coding sequence GTGGAGACTGAGAAGCTAATATTGGCGGCCTTGGAAGAGGATCGCTGCGATGAAGACGTTACCACGAACGCCATAATACCTCGGGGCCTGCGGATAAGAGGAGCCATATACGTGAAGGCGGAGGGCGTGGTCGCGGGGATAGAAGTCGCCCAGAAGGTCTTTCTTCACGGAGGCTCAGCCGTCACCTTCACCCCACTCGTCAAGGACGGCGACCACGTCACCCCAGGCCAGAAGATCGCTGAGATAAGCGGCGACGCCCACACAATCCTCTCCCGGGAGAGGGTGGCGCTGAACTTTCTCCAACACCTATCAGGAGTAGCCACCGCCACCAGAGAATACGTTAAGCGGGCAGGAGGCGTCAAGATACTGGATACGAGGAAGACAACCCCCGGCCTCCGCGACTTGGAGAAGGCCGCAGTGAGGGCGGGCGGAGGACATAACCATAGGTTAAGCCTCGCCGAGATGGTTCTCATCAAAGACAACCACTTGGCGATCATAGGAAGCATACCCGAGGCGGTCATGCACGCTAGGAGGCGAACTCGTCTGAAGGTTGAAGTTGAGGCCAAGACGCTCAGCGAGGTGATGGAAGCCCTCAAAGCCAAGCCGGATCGAATAATGCTGGACAACATGAGCCTAGTTGAGATGAGGAAGGCCATAGAAGCGATCCGCTCCTCCGGTTTACAGGTAGAGATCGAAGTCTCAGGCGGGGTAACCCTAGACACCGTAAACCAGATCGCAGAGCTGGGGCCAGACTACATCTCTGTAGGGTCTCTAACCCACTCGGCGAAAGCCCTGGACATGAGCCTCGAGGTTGAGTAA